One region of Lytechinus pictus isolate F3 Inbred chromosome 8, Lp3.0, whole genome shotgun sequence genomic DNA includes:
- the LOC129277668 gene encoding uncharacterized protein LOC129277668, with product MTTRSMAMEKSTATMVSAVIKDILTDPRFESVVAGHIEKRLLDIKEELQTQEARILDLESTSKSKSAEIESLRSQLETRTNALNALNNRLEGLEQYSRRNSLRFFGIKESPGENTDDIIIKLATDNLKMNLRKEDIDRSHRIGPPKESTSENTKPRAIIVKFASYRKRREVIGNRRKLAGKRMSILEDLTAKNAVLLNAARLSPKVKSAWSIDGRIFALPNTAGSVKKLLTCKEDINKL from the coding sequence ATGACCACTAGGAGTATGGCCATGGAGAAATCAACGGCAACTATGGTGTCTGCGGTGATTAAAGACATTCTCACTGATCCTAGGTTTGAAAGTGTTGTGGCTGGTCATATAGAGAAACGTCTGTTAGATATCAAGGAAGAACTACAAACCCAAGAAGCACGTATTCTTGACCTagaatcaacatcgaaatccAAGAGCGCTGAAATTGAATCCCTTCGATCCCAATTGGAAACCCGAACGAACGCTTTAAATGCCTTGAACAATCGTCTGGAAGGTCTGGAGCAGTATTCTAGGAGAAATTCCCTTCGCTTCTTCGGCATTAAAGAATCACCTGGTGAGAACACAGATGACATCATTATAAAGCTTGCCACGGATAACCTGAAGATGAATCTGCGCAAAGAGGACATCGATCGCAGCCATCGCATAGGTCCACCCAAGGAGTCCACCTCTGAAAACACCAAACCACGGGCTATCATCGTTAAGTTCGCTTCGTACAGGAAACGTCGCGAGGTCATCGGAAACCGGCGTAAACTAGCAGGTAAACGAATGTCCATCTTAGAAGACCTGACTGCAAAGAATGCTGTTCTTCTCAATGCCGCTCGCCTTAGTCCTAAAGTGAAATCTGCATGGTCCATCGACGGTCGAATATTTGCATTACCAAATACTGCTGGTAGCGTGAAGAAACTCTTAACTTGTAAGGAAGATATAAACAAGCTCTGA